A single window of Pleomorphomonas sp. T1.2MG-36 DNA harbors:
- a CDS encoding N-6 DNA methylase, with protein sequence MGYESPIFDQKESGAFFTPIDVAQALVRWAVHNPSDRLLDPSCGSGHFLAAHRNSVGIEQNPLSAQTAMTVAPWSLVHEGDFFAWASETQERFECAAGNPPFIRYQSFSGILRNRALKLCAEHGVNFSGLSSSWAPFLVATASLLKQGGRMAFVVPAEIGHAPYAAPLLEYLVASFSTVHIVAIRSKLFPTLSEDCWLLYADGHGGVSDRIGISICDRFAPSKERPVPDFFVDVVEWRSVWGRRLRPYLISAEARRLYSEAAGSQQAKRLGDFAQVGIGYVSGDNEFFHLRPSEVSRLGISQEFLHPSLRNGRAMPSAKLTPETVENWTKQDQKIFLLRLQRGQQLPGNVRRYLDSSAGREASRGYKCRNRSPWYVVPDVQVPDYFLSYMSGRAANLVRNLAGVTCTNSVHSVRLHDRALAKRLLPLWSSPFVKLSCELEGHALGGGMLKLEPREAKRILFPSSEIANSLSSEILEEATRTLQRWRHYAG encoded by the coding sequence ATGGGATACGAATCGCCGATCTTTGATCAGAAGGAGTCCGGGGCTTTTTTCACCCCAATTGACGTTGCGCAGGCGCTCGTCCGTTGGGCGGTGCATAATCCGTCGGATAGATTGCTCGACCCGTCATGTGGTAGCGGGCATTTTCTGGCCGCTCATCGCAATTCCGTTGGCATAGAGCAAAACCCTCTGTCCGCACAGACAGCGATGACGGTGGCGCCATGGTCTCTGGTGCACGAAGGCGATTTCTTTGCCTGGGCATCCGAGACACAGGAACGATTTGAGTGCGCCGCCGGAAATCCACCGTTTATTCGATATCAGAGTTTTTCCGGGATCCTCCGCAACCGTGCCCTCAAGCTTTGTGCGGAGCATGGGGTCAACTTCTCCGGACTCTCGTCTTCCTGGGCGCCTTTTTTGGTCGCGACTGCCAGCTTGTTGAAGCAAGGCGGCCGCATGGCTTTCGTCGTCCCCGCAGAGATAGGACACGCCCCTTATGCCGCGCCCTTGCTTGAATATCTGGTTGCCTCATTTTCCACGGTGCACATCGTAGCGATCCGGAGCAAGCTTTTCCCAACTCTGTCGGAAGATTGCTGGCTCCTTTATGCCGATGGCCATGGTGGCGTGTCCGATCGGATTGGCATTTCCATTTGTGATCGGTTTGCACCTTCAAAGGAAAGGCCCGTTCCTGATTTCTTCGTTGATGTAGTTGAATGGCGAAGCGTTTGGGGAAGGCGACTTCGCCCATACTTGATCTCTGCAGAGGCACGCAGATTGTATTCAGAGGCTGCAGGGAGCCAGCAGGCAAAGCGTCTTGGCGATTTTGCTCAGGTCGGAATAGGCTACGTAAGCGGAGACAACGAGTTCTTCCATCTTCGCCCGTCGGAAGTGAGCCGGTTGGGAATCTCCCAGGAGTTTCTGCATCCCAGCCTGCGCAACGGGCGGGCTATGCCAAGCGCAAAGCTTACGCCGGAGACGGTGGAAAACTGGACAAAGCAAGACCAGAAAATTTTTCTTCTGCGTTTGCAACGGGGGCAGCAGCTTCCAGGAAACGTTCGACGCTACCTCGATAGTAGTGCCGGCCGTGAGGCCAGCCGTGGCTACAAGTGCCGGAATCGCTCTCCTTGGTATGTAGTTCCCGATGTGCAAGTGCCCGACTATTTTCTTAGCTACATGTCGGGGAGGGCAGCTAACCTTGTCCGAAATTTGGCCGGCGTGACATGCACAAACAGCGTTCACTCAGTCAGGTTGCACGATAGGGCACTCGCTAAAAGGCTGCTTCCACTTTGGTCGAGCCCATTTGTGAAGTTGAGTTGCGAGCTTGAGGGGCACGCGCTTGGTGGTGGTATGCTGA
- a CDS encoding DUF6273 domain-containing protein, producing the protein MSDMEIGASLSFGGLDWRVLDVRDGAALIITERIIDQRPYHDAYTEITWADCALRRHLNGAFLDGFGAADRARIVPVVNRNLDNQWYGTPGGADTEDSVFLLSIEEAVCRYFGDSSAKLYDEGRKRRYWFERKDENNAKRSANLWRGDGGTWWWWLRSPGRLGVKAVYIHGDGNIGIQGNNILKGNIADGWCTGGVRPAVWIRI; encoded by the coding sequence ATGAGCGATATGGAAATCGGCGCATCGCTGTCGTTCGGCGGTCTGGATTGGCGCGTGCTGGATGTGCGCGACGGGGCGGCGCTGATCATCACCGAACGGATCATCGATCAGCGCCCCTATCACGATGCCTACACGGAGATCACCTGGGCCGACTGCGCCTTGCGGCGCCACCTCAACGGCGCCTTTCTCGACGGCTTCGGCGCGGCCGACAGGGCGCGGATCGTGCCGGTCGTCAACCGCAACCTCGACAATCAGTGGTACGGCACGCCGGGCGGGGCCGACACCGAGGACAGCGTGTTCCTTCTCAGCATCGAGGAGGCGGTCTGCCGCTATTTCGGCGACAGCAGCGCCAAGCTCTACGACGAGGGGCGCAAGCGACGCTACTGGTTCGAGCGGAAGGACGAGAACAATGCCAAGCGATCCGCCAATCTCTGGCGCGGCGACGGCGGCACCTGGTGGTGGTGGCTGCGCTCGCCCGGCCGCCTCGGCGTCAAGGCCGTCTACATCCACGGCGACGGCAACATCGGCATCCAGGGCAACAACATCCTGAAAGGCAACATCGCCGACGGTTGGTGTACGGGCGGGGTCCGTCCAGCCGTTTGGATCAGAATCTGA